From Phycodurus eques isolate BA_2022a chromosome 20, UOR_Pequ_1.1, whole genome shotgun sequence, a single genomic window includes:
- the LOC133395370 gene encoding c-Myc-binding protein-like: MKHKKGSIMSEREQFRRYLEKAGVLDALTNAMTALYSEDDKPDNALHFLKRHVIAQEAETLASQKAALQQKCQLLVEENQKLRSKLTQYEPSPEAADEKGL; encoded by the exons ATGAAACACAAAAAG GGCTCAATAATGTCGGAGCGAGAACAATTTCGAAGATATCTTGAAAAAGCTGGGGTCCTAGACGCTCTGACAAACG CAATGACAGCACTGTACAGCGAGGATGATAAACCGGACAATGCCTTGCA TTTTCTGAAGCGTCACGTCATCGCTCAGGAGGCCGAGACTCTTGCCTCTCAAAAAGCTGCACTGCAGCAAAAGTGCCAGCTTCTCGTGGAGGAAAATCAGAAGCTGAGGAGCAAG ctGACGCAGTACGAGCCATCACCTGAAGCTGCGGACGAAAAGGGATTGTAA